Proteins encoded within one genomic window of Methanothrix harundinacea 6Ac:
- a CDS encoding thiolase domain-containing protein produces the protein MRSVSIIGAGCTRFGERWDDSLRDLVVETGIRALEDGNVSGEEIDGLYVGNMSGGRFVEQEHIGALISDCAGLSRLHVPSTRVEAACASGGLALRQGILAVASGYSDVVIAAGVEKMTDVTGGVAADALAAAADREWECFFGATFPALYAMIARLHMHRYATTREDLAAVAVKNHHHGSMNPISQYQMEITVDKVLNSPLVADPLRVLDCSPITDGAAAVVLAPTEEAKKYTDSPIRILATAQASDTLALHDRRDITTLDASVFAARRAFRMAGLEPEDVDLAEVHDAFTIGEIVAIEDLGFFDKGDGGRATREGLTAIGGEIPINTSGGLKACGHPVGATGIKQAYEMVLQLRGEAGERQVEGADVGLTHNVGGCGGTAIVHIMSR, from the coding sequence ATGAGATCGGTATCGATTATCGGAGCTGGATGCACCCGGTTTGGGGAAAGGTGGGACGACTCCCTCCGGGACCTGGTGGTGGAGACGGGGATCAGGGCCCTGGAGGATGGGAACGTCTCCGGCGAGGAGATCGACGGCCTCTACGTCGGGAACATGAGCGGCGGCCGGTTCGTGGAGCAGGAGCACATCGGCGCCCTGATATCCGACTGCGCCGGCCTCTCCCGCCTCCACGTCCCCAGCACCAGGGTCGAGGCGGCCTGCGCATCCGGGGGGCTCGCCCTCCGCCAGGGGATCCTGGCGGTGGCGAGCGGCTACTCCGACGTCGTCATCGCCGCCGGGGTCGAGAAGATGACCGACGTCACCGGCGGCGTCGCCGCGGACGCCCTGGCCGCCGCCGCCGACCGGGAGTGGGAATGCTTCTTCGGGGCGACCTTCCCCGCCCTCTACGCCATGATCGCGAGGCTCCACATGCACCGGTACGCTACGACCCGGGAGGACCTGGCGGCGGTGGCGGTGAAGAACCATCACCACGGGAGCATGAACCCCATATCTCAGTACCAGATGGAGATCACCGTCGATAAGGTCTTGAACTCCCCCCTCGTCGCCGACCCCCTCCGGGTCCTGGACTGCTCGCCGATCACCGACGGGGCTGCCGCCGTCGTCCTCGCCCCGACGGAGGAGGCTAAAAAGTACACCGACAGCCCCATCAGGATCCTGGCGACGGCCCAGGCCAGCGACACCCTCGCCCTCCACGACCGGCGGGATATCACCACCCTCGACGCCTCGGTCTTCGCCGCCAGGAGGGCCTTCCGCATGGCGGGGCTGGAGCCGGAGGACGTGGACCTCGCCGAGGTCCACGACGCCTTCACCATCGGGGAGATCGTGGCGATCGAGGATCTGGGATTCTTCGATAAAGGCGATGGGGGGAGAGCCACCCGGGAGGGGCTCACCGCCATCGGCGGGGAGATCCCCATCAACACCTCTGGAGGGCTGAAGGCCTGCGGCCATCCCGTCGGCGCCACGGGGATAAAGCAGGCCTACGAGATGGTCCTCCAGCTCCGGGGCGAGGCGGGAGAGCGGCAGGTCGAGGGCGCCGACGTCGGCCTCACCCACAACGTCGGCGGGTGCGGCGGCACCGCCATCGTCCACATCATGTCGAGGTGA
- a CDS encoding helix-turn-helix domain-containing protein, with product MAGEITLSQNPGETLKKWRRNFGVTQTELSNHLGISPSVISDYESGRRRSPGILIVSKIIDALLTIDELRGSCTARTYSALLSDGGSFGRICCVCEYSEPVPLSKFVDRIGACVVCGDVDVPIYGYTIIDSLKAILELLPEQFHRIYGRSTARALIFTGVSTGRSPMVAVRVSHLKPGAVILQGIDPSGVDGVARRIAELERIPLLATTLSTEDLAENLNNR from the coding sequence ATGGCTGGTGAGATAACTTTATCACAGAATCCCGGCGAGACCCTGAAGAAGTGGCGGAGGAACTTCGGCGTAACCCAGACGGAGCTCTCCAACCATCTGGGAATCTCGCCGTCGGTGATAAGCGACTACGAAAGCGGAAGAAGACGGTCGCCCGGCATTTTGATCGTCAGCAAGATCATCGATGCCCTCCTCACCATCGACGAGCTCCGGGGGAGCTGCACCGCCCGGACCTACAGCGCCCTGCTCAGCGACGGCGGGTCCTTCGGGCGGATATGCTGCGTATGCGAATACTCCGAGCCGGTCCCCCTCTCCAAGTTCGTAGATCGGATCGGCGCCTGCGTCGTCTGCGGGGACGTCGACGTCCCTATCTACGGCTATACGATCATCGACAGCTTGAAGGCTATTTTGGAGCTTCTTCCCGAACAGTTTCACAGGATCTACGGCCGGAGCACCGCCCGGGCCCTGATCTTCACCGGCGTCTCCACCGGCAGGTCGCCGATGGTGGCGGTGAGGGTAAGCCACCTCAAGCCCGGCGCCGTGATCCTCCAGGGGATCGACCCCTCGGGGGTGGACGGCGTCGCCAGGAGGATCGCGGAGCTGGAGAGGATACCCCTCCTCGCGACGACCCTCTCCACCGAGGATCTCGCCGAGAATCTGAACAACAGGTGA
- a CDS encoding DUF488 family protein, N3 subclade: MQTSNFARSGSDPRAVAISRTQPRGWTGRAYEPLAPPWRLLAAAKSGAIDEDEYIRRYRSEVLSKLDHATVYADLGEDAILLCWERAGAFCHRRLVAEWFEE, encoded by the coding sequence ATGCAGACCTCCAACTTCGCCCGGTCCGGCTCCGACCCCCGGGCCGTCGCCATCTCCCGCACCCAACCTCGCGGCTGGACCGGCCGCGCGTACGAGCCGCTGGCGCCACCCTGGCGCCTCCTCGCGGCGGCGAAGAGCGGCGCCATCGACGAGGACGAGTACATCCGGCGCTACCGCTCGGAGGTCCTCTCGAAGCTCGACCACGCCACGGTCTATGCCGACCTCGGCGAGGACGCCATCCTCCTCTGCTGGGAGAGGGCGGGGGCCTTCTGCCACCGGCGGCTGGTGGCGGAGTGGTTCGAGGAGTAG
- a CDS encoding CDP-2,3-bis-(O-geranylgeranyl)-sn-glycerol synthase, which produces MHSVIIAIWLMLPAYLPNNFAVIFGGGRPLDFGRTFPDGRRILGDGKTFRGTIAGTLAGVLLGLLLHAIAAVRPDLGLPGFGRGFELILVLVGLSLGAMAGDIVASFFKRRMGMERGAALFLVDQLDFVFGSWALTLLLAPRWFSESFTAEVIFIVLVVTPVLHRVMNVLGYRIKAKKEPW; this is translated from the coding sequence TTGCACTCGGTGATAATCGCGATCTGGCTGATGCTGCCGGCCTACCTGCCGAACAACTTCGCCGTCATCTTCGGCGGGGGGAGGCCCCTCGACTTCGGGAGGACCTTCCCGGACGGCCGCCGGATCCTCGGCGACGGGAAGACCTTTCGGGGAACGATCGCCGGCACCCTGGCGGGGGTGCTCTTGGGCCTCCTCCTCCACGCCATCGCGGCCGTGAGGCCTGATCTAGGCCTCCCGGGCTTCGGCCGCGGATTCGAGCTGATCCTCGTCCTCGTCGGCCTCTCCCTGGGGGCGATGGCCGGGGACATCGTCGCCAGCTTCTTCAAGCGGAGGATGGGGATGGAGCGGGGGGCGGCGCTCTTCCTCGTCGACCAGCTCGACTTCGTCTTCGGGAGCTGGGCCCTCACCCTCCTCCTCGCCCCCCGGTGGTTCTCCGAGAGCTTCACCGCCGAGGTGATATTCATCGTCCTGGTCGTCACCCCCGTCCTCCACAGGGTGATGAACGTCCTCGGCTACAGGATCAAGGCGAAGAAGGAGCCGTGGTGA
- the mtrD gene encoding tetrahydromethanopterin S-methyltransferase subunit D, translated as MIPPIDANMLVHIIEIVIGGLLVGIGVHFVPVGGAPAAMAQATGVGTGTVQLAAGSGLTGLLSAGLMLNYTDSILLVVISGAVGAMIMIDATMIVGNWVYIYGVGTPLASAKANYDPITKDSQAPYVAPGTVGQGIPTVCFVSGTIGGLLGGAGGSLIYYVLYQINRDPGLSAFFAIGIFVVNAVIASYNIQGTIEGFHDPKFKRVPRAFQVCLVASLIIAIFAVLISGGH; from the coding sequence ATGATTCCTCCGATTGACGCTAACATGCTAGTGCACATAATTGAGATCGTCATTGGCGGGCTATTGGTGGGCATAGGCGTCCACTTCGTCCCCGTCGGTGGCGCACCAGCCGCCATGGCCCAGGCCACCGGGGTGGGGACCGGGACTGTGCAGCTGGCCGCCGGCTCTGGCCTCACCGGCCTCTTGAGCGCCGGCCTGATGTTGAACTACACCGACAGCATTCTCCTGGTGGTTATCAGCGGTGCCGTCGGCGCCATGATCATGATCGATGCCACCATGATCGTCGGAAACTGGGTCTACATCTACGGCGTCGGGACTCCCTTGGCATCCGCCAAGGCGAACTACGACCCGATCACCAAAGATTCCCAGGCGCCCTACGTCGCCCCCGGGACCGTCGGCCAGGGCATACCCACCGTCTGCTTCGTCAGCGGGACGATCGGCGGCCTCCTCGGCGGCGCCGGTGGATCCCTGATCTACTACGTCCTCTATCAGATCAACCGGGACCCGGGCCTCTCGGCCTTCTTCGCCATCGGAATCTTCGTGGTGAACGCCGTCATCGCCTCCTACAACATCCAGGGGACGATCGAGGGGTTCCACGACCCCAAGTTCAAGCGGGTTCCGCGGGCCTTCCAGGTCTGTCTGGTGGCATCGCTGATCATTGCAATATTCGCCGTCCTGATTTCGGGAGGTCACTGA
- a CDS encoding hydroxymethylglutaryl-CoA synthase: MPAGIVSYGVYVPRYRIKAEEIARVWGEREDMAKGLNVFEKSVPDTDEDAVTMAVEAARNAVRRASIDPFRIGAIYAGSESHPYAVKPTGTIVGEALGVDHQLTAADFEFACKAGTAAVQACLGLVAGKLIDLGLAIGTDTSQGAPGDALEYTAAAGAAAYVIGCENLAAEIEGFYSFTTDTPDFWRREGMAYPEHGGRFTGEPGYFKHVTSATRGLFKKMGTIPEDYDYAVFHQPNGKFPARVASKLGFSAEQIEPGLVVPWIGNTYSGSSLIGLAATLDVARPGERIFLASFGSGAGSDAFSIRVEEGIEEIRDRGPRVRDYMKDVRYLDYAVYAKHKGKLRL, from the coding sequence TTGCCCGCGGGGATAGTCAGCTATGGGGTCTACGTGCCCAGGTACAGGATAAAGGCCGAGGAGATCGCCAGGGTCTGGGGAGAGAGGGAGGACATGGCCAAGGGGCTGAACGTCTTCGAGAAATCCGTCCCGGACACCGACGAGGACGCGGTGACTATGGCCGTTGAAGCGGCGAGGAATGCCGTCAGGCGAGCCTCCATCGATCCCTTCAGGATCGGGGCGATCTACGCGGGCTCCGAGAGCCACCCCTACGCCGTAAAGCCGACGGGGACGATCGTCGGCGAGGCCCTGGGCGTCGACCACCAGCTGACGGCGGCGGACTTCGAGTTCGCCTGCAAGGCGGGGACGGCGGCGGTCCAGGCCTGCCTCGGCCTGGTGGCGGGAAAGCTGATCGATCTGGGCCTTGCCATCGGCACCGACACGAGCCAGGGCGCCCCCGGCGACGCCCTGGAGTACACAGCCGCTGCCGGCGCCGCCGCGTACGTCATAGGCTGCGAGAACCTGGCGGCGGAGATCGAGGGGTTCTACTCCTTCACCACCGACACCCCCGACTTCTGGAGGCGGGAGGGGATGGCCTACCCGGAGCACGGGGGGAGGTTCACGGGGGAGCCGGGCTACTTCAAGCACGTCACCAGCGCCACCCGGGGCCTCTTCAAGAAGATGGGGACGATCCCCGAGGATTACGATTACGCCGTCTTCCACCAGCCGAACGGGAAGTTTCCCGCGAGGGTCGCCTCGAAGCTCGGCTTCTCCGCCGAACAGATCGAGCCGGGGCTCGTCGTCCCCTGGATCGGAAACACCTACTCGGGCTCAAGCCTCATCGGCCTCGCCGCGACCCTGGACGTAGCCCGCCCCGGGGAGAGGATATTCCTCGCGAGCTTCGGGTCGGGGGCGGGGAGCGACGCCTTCAGCATCAGGGTCGAAGAGGGGATAGAGGAGATAAGGGACCGAGGGCCGCGGGTAAGAGATTACATGAAGGACGTCCGCTACCTGGACTACGCCGTCTACGCCAAGCACAAGGGAAAGCTGAGGCTGTGA
- the gyrB gene encoding DNA topoisomerase (ATP-hydrolyzing) subunit B produces the protein MLSGANPVLSEVVEEYDASTIQVLEGLDAVRRRPAMYIGSTNLAGLHHLVYEVVDNSIDEAMAGRCSEINLVLHADGTASVRDDGRGIPVDIHEHYKKPALEIVMTKLHAGGKFDHKSYKVSGGLHGVGVSVVNALSEWMEVEVRRNNLVYWQRYERGRPVSDLEVHGVSDHTGTTVRFKPDPEIFEAVEFSFDTLASRLRELAFLNRGLKISVEDERTAKRREYLYDGGIVSFVEHLNKNKDILHSPPIYFNREKDGTSVEVALQYNNTYNENVLSFANNINTREGGTHLAGFRAALTKTTNEYARANKLLKDDTKLTGDDLREGLVAVISVRLADPQFEGQTKTKLGNSAVGGIVSSLVSEGLSEFFEENPLVTVKIVEKATQAYRARVAARKARELTRRKNALSSGGLPGKLADCAEKDPQLSELYIVEGESAGGSAKQGRNRHFQAILPLRGKILNVERARLDKILKNNEIRNIITALGTGIGDDFQLDRARYRKVVIMTDADVDGSHIRTLLLTFFYRYMRELVEAGYVYIAQPPLYQVKRGKAATYAYSEADLAGILEGSGGKATVQRYKGLGEMNPEQLWETTMDPERRTMLKVTLEDAMEADEIFSILMGEKVEPRREFIEAHARDVRNLDV, from the coding sequence ATGTTATCGGGGGCGAATCCGGTCTTGAGCGAAGTAGTTGAGGAGTACGACGCGAGCACCATCCAGGTCTTGGAGGGGCTCGACGCCGTCAGGCGAAGGCCCGCCATGTACATAGGGAGCACCAACCTGGCCGGCCTCCACCATCTCGTCTACGAGGTGGTGGACAACAGCATAGACGAAGCCATGGCCGGCCGGTGCTCAGAGATCAACCTCGTCCTCCACGCCGACGGCACCGCCTCGGTGAGGGACGACGGCCGGGGCATCCCCGTAGACATCCACGAGCATTACAAGAAGCCGGCGCTGGAGATAGTGATGACGAAGCTCCACGCCGGGGGAAAGTTCGACCACAAGTCCTACAAGGTCTCCGGCGGCCTCCACGGCGTCGGGGTCTCCGTCGTCAACGCCCTATCGGAGTGGATGGAGGTGGAGGTCCGGAGGAACAACCTCGTTTACTGGCAGAGGTACGAGCGGGGGAGGCCCGTCTCGGACCTGGAGGTCCACGGCGTCTCCGACCACACCGGGACGACCGTCCGGTTCAAGCCCGACCCCGAGATCTTTGAGGCCGTCGAGTTCAGCTTCGATACCCTGGCTAGCCGCCTCCGGGAGCTGGCCTTCTTAAACCGCGGCCTGAAGATATCCGTCGAGGATGAGAGGACGGCCAAGAGGAGGGAGTACCTCTACGACGGGGGCATCGTCTCCTTCGTCGAGCACCTCAACAAGAACAAGGACATCCTCCACTCCCCGCCGATCTACTTCAACCGGGAGAAGGACGGAACCTCCGTCGAGGTGGCCCTCCAGTACAACAACACCTACAACGAGAACGTCCTCTCCTTCGCCAACAACATCAACACCCGGGAGGGGGGAACCCACCTCGCCGGCTTCCGGGCCGCCCTCACCAAGACGACGAACGAGTATGCCAGGGCGAACAAGCTCCTCAAGGACGATACCAAGCTCACCGGCGACGACCTTCGGGAGGGGCTCGTCGCCGTCATAAGCGTGAGGCTCGCCGACCCCCAGTTCGAGGGGCAGACGAAGACGAAGCTCGGGAACAGCGCCGTCGGGGGTATCGTCAGCTCCCTCGTCTCCGAGGGGCTGTCCGAGTTCTTCGAGGAGAACCCCCTGGTGACGGTGAAGATCGTCGAGAAGGCGACCCAGGCCTACCGGGCGCGGGTCGCGGCCCGGAAGGCGAGGGAGCTGACCCGGAGGAAGAACGCCCTCAGCTCGGGAGGGCTACCCGGAAAGCTCGCCGACTGCGCCGAGAAGGACCCCCAGCTATCGGAGCTATACATCGTCGAGGGCGAGTCGGCTGGCGGCTCGGCGAAGCAGGGGAGGAACCGGCACTTTCAGGCGATCCTCCCCCTCCGGGGTAAGATCCTCAACGTCGAGAGGGCGAGGCTCGACAAGATCCTGAAGAACAACGAGATCCGAAACATCATCACCGCCCTCGGCACCGGGATCGGGGACGACTTCCAGCTGGACCGGGCTAGGTACCGGAAGGTGGTGATCATGACGGACGCCGACGTCGACGGCTCCCATATCCGGACCCTCCTCCTCACCTTCTTCTATCGGTACATGCGGGAGCTCGTCGAGGCGGGCTACGTCTACATCGCCCAGCCTCCCCTCTACCAGGTGAAGAGGGGTAAGGCCGCGACCTACGCCTACTCCGAAGCGGATCTGGCCGGAATCCTGGAGGGGTCCGGGGGGAAGGCGACGGTCCAGAGGTACAAGGGCCTCGGGGAGATGAACCCGGAGCAGCTCTGGGAGACGACGATGGACCCCGAGAGGAGGACGATGCTGAAGGTGACCCTGGAGGACGCCATGGAGGCGGACGAGATCTTCTCGATCCTGATGGGAGAGAAGGTGGAGCCCCGGCGGGAGTTCATCGAGGCCCACGCCCGGGACGTGAGGAACCTGGACGTCTGA
- a CDS encoding Zn-ribbon domain-containing OB-fold protein — MSTVPRFWRHIPQRYNLVGTHCPKCDEYYYPPRTICPNCRRAAKMEDYKFDGRGTVVTYTTIYNATDDFKRQTPYNLAIIELEEGPRLTGQVICAPEEIEIGMRVKPVFRILGKDGDRGIIYYGTKFVPVEGSI, encoded by the coding sequence TTGTCCACAGTCCCACGGTTCTGGAGACACATACCCCAGAGGTACAACCTGGTGGGGACCCACTGTCCCAAGTGCGACGAGTATTACTACCCGCCGAGGACGATCTGCCCCAACTGCCGGAGAGCCGCCAAGATGGAGGATTACAAGTTCGATGGCCGAGGGACGGTGGTCACCTACACCACCATCTACAACGCCACCGACGACTTCAAGAGGCAGACCCCCTACAACCTCGCCATCATAGAGCTGGAGGAGGGGCCGAGGCTGACGGGCCAGGTGATCTGCGCCCCCGAGGAGATCGAGATCGGGATGAGGGTGAAGCCCGTCTTCAGGATCCTCGGCAAAGACGGGGACCGGGGGATAATCTACTACGGGACGAAGTTCGTCCCCGTCGAGGGCTCCATATAG
- the gyrA gene encoding DNA gyrase subunit A has product MTEIDVDITSEMKSSYIDYAMSVIVGRALPDVRDGLKPVHRRILYAMYEQGMTHDQPYKKSARVVGDVMGKYHPHGDAAIYETMVRMAQDFSMRYPLIDGQGNFGSIDGDPAAAMRYTEVRLSEIAGEMLTDIEKDTVDFVPNYDDSLKEPTVLPSKLPNLLVNGSSGIAVGMATNVPPHNLSEVAGGITRLIDDPDSTLEDLMEELPGPDFPTGGYILGSSGIEAAYATGRGIIKLRAKSVIERGDRPKIVVTELPYQVNKAKVVETIADLIKADRVDGISDLRDESDREGIRLVVELRSGVNPEVVINQLHRQTQLETSYSIINVVLVDGQPATLPLRDILKQYVSHRAEVIERRTSYDLDRAEKRAHILAGLLIALGKIDEVIKLIRAAESPSEARAALTEAFGLSEEQTKAILDMRLQRLTALEQGKIRSEEMDLEVAIARFREILADPREILNIIKQELAELVGKYGDGRRTQIIEAEEEIELEDLIQEEEVAVTITSDGYIKRQPLSAYRQQRRGGMGVMGADTKSEDFVTDLFIATTHEYILFFTDMGKAHWLRVFDVPSFGRTARGKSIVNLLSLEADEKITEAIPVKSFDSEGFIVMATSLGQVVKTPIRAYSNPRKGGIKAVNLRGDRLVAARLTGGDQDLILATAGGKAIRFSEGDVRPSNRGSMGVRGITLEGDDEVISMDVVRPGASLLTVTRQGYGKRTELSEYSPHRRGGKGMKNIDSRKGDVVASRTVSEEDELMITTKDGVMIRIPASDIRIQGRATQGVRIMRLKAGDEVAAVARIN; this is encoded by the coding sequence ATGACGGAGATAGACGTCGACATAACTTCGGAGATGAAGTCCTCATACATCGATTACGCCATGAGCGTCATCGTAGGGCGGGCCCTCCCGGACGTCCGGGACGGCCTCAAGCCCGTCCACCGCCGGATCCTCTACGCCATGTACGAGCAGGGGATGACCCACGATCAGCCCTACAAGAAGTCGGCGAGGGTCGTCGGAGACGTTATGGGTAAGTACCACCCCCACGGCGACGCTGCCATCTACGAGACGATGGTGAGGATGGCCCAGGACTTCTCGATGAGGTATCCCCTCATCGACGGCCAGGGGAACTTCGGATCCATAGACGGCGATCCGGCGGCGGCGATGAGGTACACCGAGGTCCGCCTCTCAGAGATCGCCGGGGAGATGCTGACGGATATCGAGAAGGATACCGTCGACTTCGTCCCCAACTACGACGACTCCCTCAAGGAGCCGACGGTCCTCCCCTCGAAGCTCCCCAACCTCCTCGTCAACGGCTCCTCCGGGATCGCCGTGGGGATGGCGACGAACGTCCCGCCCCACAACTTGAGCGAGGTGGCGGGGGGGATTACGAGGCTGATCGACGATCCCGATTCGACTTTAGAGGACCTGATGGAGGAGCTCCCCGGCCCCGACTTTCCGACGGGGGGCTACATCCTCGGAAGCTCCGGGATCGAGGCCGCCTACGCCACCGGCCGGGGGATCATCAAGCTCCGGGCAAAGTCGGTGATCGAGAGGGGCGACCGGCCTAAGATCGTGGTGACGGAGCTGCCCTACCAGGTGAACAAGGCGAAGGTCGTCGAGACGATCGCCGACCTGATCAAGGCGGACCGGGTCGACGGGATCTCCGACCTCCGGGACGAGTCGGACCGGGAGGGGATCCGGCTCGTCGTCGAGCTCCGGTCCGGGGTCAACCCCGAGGTGGTCATCAACCAGCTCCACCGGCAGACCCAGCTGGAGACCTCTTACAGCATCATCAACGTCGTCCTCGTCGACGGCCAGCCGGCAACCCTCCCCCTCCGGGATATCCTGAAGCAGTACGTATCTCACAGGGCCGAGGTGATCGAGAGGAGGACCAGCTACGACCTCGACCGGGCGGAGAAGAGGGCCCACATCCTGGCGGGGCTCCTCATAGCCCTCGGGAAGATCGATGAGGTGATCAAGCTCATCCGCGCCGCCGAGTCGCCCTCCGAGGCCAGGGCCGCCCTCACCGAGGCCTTCGGCCTCTCCGAGGAGCAGACGAAGGCGATCCTGGATATGAGGCTTCAGAGGCTGACCGCTCTCGAGCAGGGGAAGATCCGGTCCGAGGAGATGGACCTGGAGGTGGCGATCGCCCGGTTCCGGGAGATCCTCGCCGACCCCCGGGAGATCCTCAACATCATAAAGCAGGAGCTGGCAGAGCTCGTAGGAAAGTACGGCGACGGCCGGCGCACCCAGATCATCGAGGCGGAGGAGGAGATCGAGCTGGAGGATCTGATCCAGGAGGAGGAGGTGGCGGTGACCATCACCAGCGACGGCTACATCAAGCGGCAGCCCCTCTCCGCCTACCGCCAGCAGAGGCGGGGTGGGATGGGGGTCATGGGGGCCGACACCAAGAGCGAGGACTTCGTCACCGACCTCTTCATCGCCACCACCCACGAGTACATCCTCTTCTTCACCGATATGGGCAAGGCCCACTGGCTCCGGGTCTTCGACGTCCCATCCTTCGGCAGGACCGCCCGGGGCAAGTCGATCGTAAACCTCCTATCCCTGGAGGCGGACGAGAAGATCACCGAGGCGATCCCGGTCAAGAGCTTCGACTCCGAGGGGTTCATCGTCATGGCCACGTCCCTGGGTCAGGTCGTCAAGACCCCCATCCGGGCCTACAGCAACCCCCGGAAGGGGGGGATCAAGGCCGTCAACCTCCGGGGCGACCGGCTCGTGGCCGCAAGGCTCACGGGCGGCGACCAGGACCTGATCCTGGCCACCGCCGGCGGCAAGGCGATCAGGTTTTCCGAGGGGGACGTCCGCCCCAGCAACCGGGGGTCCATGGGGGTCCGGGGGATCACCCTGGAGGGCGACGACGAGGTGATCTCTATGGACGTGGTCCGGCCGGGAGCCTCCCTCCTCACCGTGACGAGGCAGGGGTACGGTAAGAGGACGGAGCTCTCCGAGTACTCTCCCCACCGGCGGGGCGGCAAGGGGATGAAGAACATCGACTCCAGGAAGGGGGACGTCGTCGCCTCCCGGACCGTCTCCGAGGAGGACGAGCTGATGATCACCACCAAGGACGGGGTGATGATCAGGATCCCCGCCTCCGACATCAGGATCCAGGGCCGGGCGACCCAGGGGGTCCGGATCATGCGGCTGAAGGCGGGGGACGAGGTGGCGGCGGTGGCGCGGATCAACTAG
- the mtrE gene encoding tetrahydromethanopterin S-methyltransferase subunit E, protein MDMVSMGLLAAMGALATVAGASEDLESDVGSQSNPNSQVQLAAQVGHTHRIYNKAISGEPPSNALYAALAAVTASVLMSGYGMNAFFAIAIGSVMAAIFNGIFSVTAYMGRNTSQARFNQYVYLDVLRTHTTAIMAHAYITAFCVVTISYIMTAPWLPIQHPFPFPLVAMIWGLAIGAIGSSTGDVHYGGEREFQNYIFGAGLNAANSGDIVTRAEAGLRSSIDNVWFCARFGGPVTGMAFGLTVFLDNWRTTIFDPATQGWYAVLTGIVIVILFIVYNRILEIRARKRYGPYPEYKGDIEA, encoded by the coding sequence ATGGACATGGTTAGCATGGGGCTCCTAGCAGCTATGGGCGCCCTTGCGACAGTAGCCGGTGCAAGCGAGGACTTAGAGTCCGATGTGGGTTCTCAGAGCAACCCCAACTCACAGGTCCAGTTGGCTGCCCAGGTGGGTCACACCCACAGGATATACAACAAAGCCATCTCTGGAGAGCCCCCATCGAACGCTCTTTACGCCGCCCTTGCCGCAGTTACAGCTAGTGTCTTGATGTCCGGGTATGGCATGAACGCGTTCTTTGCGATCGCCATCGGCTCGGTTATGGCCGCGATCTTCAACGGCATCTTTTCTGTCACCGCCTACATGGGCAGGAACACGAGCCAGGCGCGGTTCAACCAGTACGTCTACCTGGACGTTCTGCGGACTCACACCACCGCCATCATGGCACATGCGTACATCACTGCCTTCTGCGTAGTCACCATCTCCTACATCATGACAGCCCCGTGGCTTCCGATTCAGCACCCGTTCCCGTTCCCCCTCGTCGCCATGATATGGGGGCTCGCCATCGGAGCCATAGGATCGTCTACGGGAGACGTCCACTATGGAGGAGAGAGGGAGTTTCAGAACTACATCTTCGGGGCGGGGCTCAACGCCGCCAACTCCGGTGACATCGTCACCAGGGCCGAGGCTGGCCTGAGGAGCTCCATCGACAACGTCTGGTTCTGCGCCCGATTCGGAGGCCCCGTCACCGGGATGGCCTTCGGGCTGACGGTCTTCCTGGACAACTGGCGGACCACCATCTTCGATCCCGCCACCCAGGGATGGTATGCGGTCCTGACCGGGATAGTGATCGTCATTCTGTTCATCGTCTACAACAGAATCCTGGAGATCAGAGCGAGAAAGAGGTACGGGCCCTATCCCGAATACAAGGGGGACATTGAGGCATGA